From Cloacibacillus sp. An23, the proteins below share one genomic window:
- a CDS encoding TRAP transporter large permease subunit gives MITVIVPICLLVFLLLCKKVPLVGGKIWPSLGVASICALVMGGIYNPIKWISAWLYGIDTIAWVLFLTVFGSIYAQTQIQLGTMDTVFSCFKAKFGERPRILVCCILLTLVIAGALLGGGTASIAIVGVLMIPSLVQLGLDPTKVCATLVMGGAIGSLMPPVSQAIFLSSSLIHTEVDLANQYCYFTVGSAFIVECIYVSFCFIDKNAKIVDYDENGNIIPPRKVKDILIERWWTLIPFLFLLVLVILRTVKIIDIVPLVFNQISIGGVPFMTAISKIFFIKGFTNVTNLILVLSTLVAYIFPIVRKTKFECIVVGVKNSVSMMIVLFFSALMVGAFTYGGQIEIVKDFAMGLDLHVLKFGGMAAMVIMGMLTGTQSTPNNAIFSFFGPALLQAGILPGKAAAAGAQFAAAGQGMPPADTCTFFTAGLVGSVLNAEVNPVRSMLLATPVWLWVVFTGMILLYV, from the coding sequence GTGATTACAGTTATAGTCCCAATATGCTTGCTGGTATTCTTGCTATTATGTAAAAAAGTACCTCTTGTTGGCGGAAAGATTTGGCCGTCATTGGGGGTGGCTTCTATTTGCGCTCTAGTTATGGGTGGAATTTACAATCCTATTAAGTGGATAAGCGCATGGTTATACGGTATAGATACAATTGCATGGGTGCTCTTTCTTACGGTATTCGGAAGTATATATGCTCAAACTCAAATTCAGCTGGGAACGATGGACACCGTCTTCAGCTGCTTTAAAGCTAAGTTTGGCGAACGCCCTCGTATATTGGTTTGCTGCATACTACTGACTCTGGTTATTGCTGGCGCATTGCTGGGCGGAGGCACAGCATCTATCGCTATAGTCGGCGTACTTATGATACCTTCATTGGTCCAGCTGGGGCTTGATCCTACTAAGGTATGTGCTACGTTGGTCATGGGCGGTGCGATTGGATCTCTAATGCCGCCTGTGAGTCAAGCGATATTTCTGTCTTCGTCGCTTATCCATACAGAGGTAGACCTGGCGAACCAGTATTGCTATTTCACGGTGGGCAGTGCATTTATTGTCGAATGTATTTACGTTTCATTTTGCTTTATAGACAAGAATGCAAAAATCGTCGACTATGATGAAAATGGAAATATTATTCCTCCGAGAAAAGTAAAAGATATTTTAATAGAGAGATGGTGGACGTTAATTCCGTTCTTATTCCTGCTGGTACTGGTGATACTGAGAACGGTTAAAATAATAGATATTGTGCCGCTTGTTTTTAATCAGATCTCTATTGGTGGAGTGCCGTTTATGACCGCTATCAGTAAGATCTTTTTTATCAAAGGATTCACTAATGTGACAAATTTGATACTTGTTCTTTCAACACTTGTGGCATATATATTCCCTATCGTTAGAAAGACGAAGTTCGAATGTATAGTCGTTGGTGTTAAGAACTCCGTTTCAATGATGATAGTACTTTTCTTCTCTGCGCTTATGGTTGGAGCGTTTACGTATGGCGGGCAGATAGAGATTGTAAAGGATTTCGCTATGGGCCTTGATCTCCACGTACTCAAATTCGGCGGTATGGCCGCGATGGTAATTATGGGTATGCTTACAGGTACGCAGTCTACTCCTAATAATGCGATATTCTCGTTCTTTGGGCCTGCGTTGCTACAGGCCGGCATTCTTCCTGGCAAAGCCGCTGCTGCTGGAGCGCAGTTTGCAGCCGCAGGACAAGGAATGCCGCCTGCAGATACATGTACTTTCTTTACGGCTGGACTGGTTGGCAGTGTACTGAATGCTGAAGTTAATCCCGTAAGATCTATGTTGCTTGCGACTCCTGTTTGGCTTTGGGTTGTCTTTACAGGTATGATTTTACTGTACGTGTAA
- a CDS encoding biotin--[acetyl-CoA-carboxylase] ligase translates to MRFNPLAIKYEKYIDEYEERDVLHFRRVSSTNIVAKNLAINGSKVAVIADSQFMGRGRMSRLWESEVGGLYLTLTQKIDLQDRIIPMISMAASIAALRCISDISGLACRIKWPNDVLVNNKKICGVLSEAIWGADKLDFVLVGFGLNINQSFDSFSSGIKKLATSIYLETEKRFPIKEVAFSLIHNMNREINEISVYGPSCMVGRYRRYCETLGKRISVFDGDDEIFEGEAIAINEDGALVVKDSAGKIETFLYGEVSNRMI, encoded by the coding sequence ATGCGTTTTAATCCTTTAGCTATAAAGTATGAAAAATATATAGATGAATATGAAGAAAGAGACGTTTTACACTTTCGCCGCGTAAGCTCTACAAATATTGTCGCTAAAAATTTAGCGATAAATGGGAGCAAAGTTGCTGTTATTGCAGATTCGCAGTTTATGGGACGTGGAAGAATGTCTCGTCTTTGGGAATCTGAAGTAGGTGGTTTGTATTTAACTCTGACTCAGAAAATAGATTTACAGGATCGCATAATTCCTATGATTAGTATGGCGGCCTCTATAGCGGCATTGCGATGTATATCCGATATCAGTGGCTTAGCGTGCAGAATTAAATGGCCGAATGATGTTTTGGTAAATAATAAAAAAATATGCGGGGTTCTATCAGAAGCTATATGGGGAGCTGATAAATTAGATTTTGTGCTTGTCGGATTCGGCTTAAACATTAATCAGAGTTTTGATTCGTTCTCGTCCGGCATAAAAAAACTTGCTACTTCTATTTATCTTGAAACAGAGAAAAGATTTCCAATCAAAGAAGTAGCGTTTTCATTGATACATAATATGAACCGAGAGATTAATGAAATATCCGTATATGGACCGTCTTGTATGGTCGGTAGATATCGGCGATATTGTGAAACGCTAGGAAAGAGAATATCTGTATTTGACGGCGATGATGAGATTTTTGAAGGTGAAGCGATAGCAATTAACGAAGACGGCGCTCTGGTTGTTAAAGATTCTGCCGGTAAGATAGAAACGTTTCTCTATGGAGAAGTAAGTAATAGGATGATATGA
- the madB gene encoding Na+-transporting malonate decarboxylase, carboxybiotin decarboxylase subunit: protein MIKSEIVLNLFPGIASFAFQDLNIAVARIVLIVMGFLLAYYGYKRKLEPLIMVPMGVGLICINAGVLFLKDGSLGTLFVAPLVEDPSALINIMQVNFLQPIYNFMFSNSLIACLVFMGIGAMSEISFIIMNPFTSIFIALCAELGTFVALVIGVYLGLTPQEAASVAIIGGADGPMVLFGSLMMAPKLFVPISIIAYLYLSLTYAAYPYLVKKLVPTKYRGIDYIEEIPEIQPKTIFIFCLAACALLCLLLPVAAPLIMSFFLGLIIKEAKIEPYLELLENTILYLSTLLLGLMLGTLCEASVLLDPKVIKLLIIGVAALLFSGLGGIAGGWIMYVVKKKNFNPLIGIAGVSCVPTTAKIAQHVAEEENPFAVILPIAMGANIAGVIVSAIATGIYVSTIGLVQ from the coding sequence ATGATTAAAAGTGAAATTGTTTTAAACTTATTTCCTGGAATAGCCAGCTTTGCCTTTCAAGATTTAAACATAGCTGTTGCTCGTATAGTACTGATAGTTATGGGCTTTTTATTGGCTTATTATGGTTACAAAAGAAAACTTGAGCCGTTGATTATGGTTCCTATGGGAGTCGGACTTATTTGTATTAACGCCGGAGTATTGTTTCTAAAGGACGGCTCACTAGGCACATTGTTTGTTGCACCGCTTGTTGAAGATCCTTCTGCGCTTATTAACATCATGCAGGTTAATTTCCTTCAGCCGATTTATAATTTTATGTTCAGCAACAGTCTCATAGCATGTTTAGTGTTTATGGGAATAGGCGCTATGAGTGAAATAAGTTTTATTATAATGAATCCATTTACAAGTATTTTTATAGCTCTTTGCGCAGAGCTCGGTACGTTTGTTGCTCTTGTAATAGGCGTCTATTTAGGACTCACGCCTCAAGAAGCGGCCTCGGTGGCGATAATAGGAGGAGCCGACGGGCCAATGGTGCTGTTTGGTTCATTGATGATGGCGCCTAAGCTCTTTGTGCCTATCTCTATAATTGCGTATCTCTATTTAAGCCTTACTTATGCGGCTTATCCGTATCTTGTAAAAAAATTAGTTCCTACAAAATATAGGGGGATAGACTATATAGAAGAAATCCCGGAGATACAGCCAAAAACAATTTTTATATTTTGTCTGGCAGCATGCGCGTTGTTATGCCTTTTGCTTCCGGTAGCAGCGCCTCTCATAATGTCCTTTTTTCTGGGATTAATTATCAAGGAGGCTAAAATAGAGCCTTATCTGGAACTTTTGGAAAATACGATTCTTTATCTTTCAACGTTGCTGTTGGGGCTTATGCTTGGAACGTTATGTGAAGCGTCTGTGCTTCTTGACCCTAAAGTCATTAAACTGCTGATAATAGGTGTCGCCGCCCTTTTATTCTCTGGGCTTGGAGGTATAGCCGGAGGCTGGATCATGTATGTAGTTAAAAAGAAAAACTTTAATCCTCTTATAGGTATTGCGGGAGTCTCATGTGTGCCAACTACAGCAAAAATAGCGCAGCATGTAGCTGAAGAAGAAAATCCGTTTGCCGTCATCCTTCCCATTGCGATGGGGGCGAATATAGCCGGAGTCATTGTCTCTGCTATTGCAACTGGCATATATGTCTCAACTATAGGTCTTGTCCAGTAA
- a CDS encoding phosphoribosyl-dephospho-CoA transferase MdcG domain-containing protein, translating into MLDISFEGRARIFFDLMAKAESISMDVLKATILARYHNGYVPGIVRRGDISAYGEVNVGFVYPWRVSDSRLRIANIVYPNEILGVISPYILPYCEYQVESRCMAALKDVSLLLEAQKGHIGVIGSAALEIVTGYCYTDGNSDLDLIIQGQTLCDLTETYTVLAQIGQKHRVKIDAEVQLRNGYGIKADELFIGSQTLLGKSLCDVRLFNRENIIETLNSQEEFTWKLSQESQEKS; encoded by the coding sequence ATGCTGGACATCTCTTTTGAAGGGAGGGCTAGGATATTTTTTGATTTGATGGCGAAGGCGGAAAGCATTTCTATGGATGTCTTAAAAGCGACTATACTCGCAAGATATCATAACGGATATGTGCCAGGCATCGTAAGACGCGGGGATATAAGTGCTTATGGTGAAGTAAATGTCGGTTTTGTATATCCATGGAGAGTGTCCGATAGTCGTTTACGTATAGCGAATATTGTATATCCCAATGAGATTCTCGGTGTGATTTCTCCTTATATTTTGCCGTATTGTGAATATCAGGTAGAAAGTCGCTGTATGGCAGCGCTAAAGGATGTGTCGCTTTTATTAGAAGCTCAAAAGGGGCACATTGGTGTTATTGGCTCTGCTGCGCTGGAAATCGTCACGGGATATTGCTATACAGACGGCAATTCAGATTTGGATCTTATTATACAGGGACAGACTTTGTGTGACCTTACAGAAACGTATACTGTTTTGGCGCAAATAGGTCAGAAACATAGGGTAAAAATTGATGCTGAAGTCCAGTTAAGAAATGGATATGGAATCAAAGCGGATGAGCTGTTTATTGGAAGCCAGACATTATTAGGCAAAAGCTTATGTGACGTTCGGCTGTTCAATAGAGAAAACATTATAGAAACTCTAAATTCACAGGAGGAATTTACATGGAAATTAAGTCAAGAGTCCCAGGAAAAGTCGTAA
- a CDS encoding biotin-independent malonate decarboxylase subunit beta, whose protein sequence is MRDWNKISARKFSEIHARERAIGLVDKDTFTEFLGPRKKFSSPHLPLLGVAVEFDDGLVSGMGLIDKHPVFVNSMEGKFIGGSIGEVGGAKLVMSLRLALETYNMIPEEELESRRPLVVISFETGGVRLHEANAGLLAHAEVIDAIQDLRHKVPVIAVIGSKVGCFGGMGFVAAATDVVVMSDVGRLGLTGPEVIEQEVGKEEFDASDKSLVYRTTGGKHKYIVRDCNYLVPDKTAAFRDIINQLSRCSMEDIEKMRRIGSMYLVNKQLAFINEVLERDIRDSRDLWRAYGNSDIDALIDSDVEEFLTLVQRRPL, encoded by the coding sequence ATGCGCGATTGGAATAAAATCAGTGCTAGGAAATTTTCTGAAATTCATGCCAGGGAACGTGCGATAGGCCTTGTTGACAAAGATACTTTTACAGAGTTCTTAGGACCAAGAAAAAAATTTTCAAGTCCACACTTACCTTTGCTCGGCGTCGCCGTAGAATTTGATGACGGCCTTGTCTCTGGAATGGGGCTTATTGATAAACATCCTGTTTTTGTTAATTCGATGGAGGGGAAATTTATCGGAGGTTCTATAGGAGAAGTAGGCGGAGCAAAGCTCGTAATGTCACTCAGATTAGCCTTGGAAACATATAATATGATTCCAGAAGAAGAGCTTGAAAGCCGCCGCCCTCTTGTGGTTATTTCATTTGAAACCGGTGGAGTGAGGCTTCATGAGGCTAACGCTGGGTTGTTGGCTCATGCGGAAGTTATAGATGCTATTCAGGATTTAAGACATAAAGTTCCTGTTATTGCTGTAATTGGAAGCAAAGTAGGGTGTTTTGGCGGAATGGGGTTTGTAGCGGCAGCTACAGATGTAGTTGTGATGAGTGATGTCGGTCGTTTAGGTTTGACTGGTCCAGAAGTTATAGAGCAGGAAGTAGGAAAAGAAGAATTTGACGCTTCCGATAAATCTCTTGTATATCGTACTACAGGCGGAAAACATAAATATATCGTTAGGGACTGCAACTACTTAGTTCCAGATAAAACGGCCGCTTTCAGAGACATTATCAATCAGCTTTCGCGTTGCTCAATGGAAGATATAGAGAAAATGCGTAGAATAGGTTCGATGTATCTGGTAAATAAGCAGCTTGCTTTTATAAATGAAGTTTTAGAAAGAGATATACGTGATTCTAGAGATCTTTGGAGAGCTTATGGCAATTCTGATATTGACGCGTTGATAGATTCTGATGTAGAGGAATTTCTTACATTGGTACAGCGCAGACCTTTGTAA
- a CDS encoding acyl carrier protein, whose protein sequence is MEQFELFDNSPTIEELPHQPLSARGLCGPTVAHKIEELHTPCNIAFTTFSTGSSALQNVIGVTYQELNARIEASINALDIIGLREGDNLLVTYPPLVNVFPVEALQRRGIHLLYLNRSSRMSLIESMLNVQPSAILGEGAFIYASMRDAEKLGFPNLFNRTTRIITAGTPLNLDMHEAAQERRMEVHDLYGCQEFGWIACDGIPLRNDLSFMPAEKEWHEVIVGGLPTGDCLILSNSGHMCNRKGRLITYRLKRSVNDIDIVIRASKFKSEETVRRIAKSILRLKGKHVYVSPSVRLGADCTVLELKGSQYNKNTIPSFCIDNAIKTELFDSLAEAQCLYQNDHRHNEVWSK, encoded by the coding sequence ATGGAACAGTTTGAACTTTTTGACAATAGCCCTACTATTGAAGAGCTGCCGCATCAACCCTTATCAGCAAGAGGATTATGCGGCCCTACAGTAGCCCATAAAATCGAAGAGCTGCATACACCTTGTAACATCGCTTTTACAACATTTTCAACTGGCAGCAGCGCATTGCAGAATGTAATAGGCGTAACCTACCAGGAACTTAATGCGCGAATCGAAGCGTCTATAAACGCTTTAGATATCATAGGGCTGCGTGAAGGGGATAATTTACTTGTAACATATCCTCCGTTAGTCAACGTTTTTCCTGTTGAAGCTCTTCAGCGCAGAGGCATCCACTTGCTCTATCTCAATCGCTCGAGTCGTATGTCTTTGATTGAATCCATGTTAAATGTACAGCCGTCTGCGATACTGGGAGAAGGTGCGTTCATATACGCATCGATGCGAGACGCAGAAAAGCTCGGTTTCCCCAATTTATTTAATCGAACAACGCGAATAATAACGGCTGGCACTCCTTTGAATCTGGATATGCATGAAGCGGCGCAAGAGAGGCGGATGGAAGTCCATGATTTGTATGGATGTCAGGAGTTCGGCTGGATAGCATGCGATGGAATTCCATTAAGGAACGATTTATCGTTCATGCCTGCTGAAAAAGAGTGGCATGAAGTTATTGTCGGAGGGCTTCCGACTGGTGACTGCTTGATTCTGTCTAATTCGGGACATATGTGTAATCGCAAGGGACGGCTAATAACTTATAGGCTTAAACGCAGCGTTAACGACATTGATATAGTTATTCGCGCGTCTAAATTTAAATCTGAAGAAACGGTCAGGCGCATTGCTAAAAGTATTTTAAGGCTAAAGGGGAAACACGTGTATGTAAGCCCATCTGTCAGGCTGGGTGCTGATTGCACGGTACTGGAATTAAAGGGCTCACAGTATAATAAAAATACTATACCGAGTTTTTGTATTGACAATGCGATAAAAACAGAGCTTTTCGATTCTTTGGCAGAGGCTCAGTGCCTATATCAGAATGACCATAGGCATAATGAGGTCTGGAGTAAGTAA
- the mdcE gene encoding biotin-independent malonate decarboxylase subunit gamma translates to MEDSNITMIGQVREVLNMLIDKDTFVENSVCGHNFAADFGCGAIVGTGEINGNVSTIIANDTDAYNEKFPVVFAGIIGLEEAYKMAQAVYITMEADRTKDIGQKRPIVLIVDTPGNAPGKIEEIIGMNKATGAYQLALAEARGMGHPIIAVVIGRAISGAFLCHGLQADHILALSKDFGTIIHVMPLTSIARITKMDIEELEKMSVDNPVFASGVDFFYKLGGIDEIIYTLTDMKRCVADHIEKIRILKAEHKLQELGPKGRGLSGLKRNGRNSRAKAMDEMKKEYSCVIRHYLSV, encoded by the coding sequence ATGGAAGACTCTAACATCACTATGATTGGCCAGGTCCGCGAAGTTTTGAATATGCTGATTGATAAAGATACTTTTGTGGAAAATAGCGTATGCGGTCATAACTTTGCTGCGGATTTTGGATGTGGCGCTATAGTAGGGACAGGAGAAATTAACGGGAACGTTTCAACAATAATCGCCAACGATACAGACGCTTATAATGAGAAGTTCCCTGTCGTTTTTGCTGGTATCATTGGTTTGGAAGAAGCGTACAAAATGGCTCAAGCTGTATATATAACAATGGAAGCTGATCGTACAAAAGATATAGGACAGAAAAGGCCGATTGTATTAATCGTTGATACGCCGGGTAATGCCCCAGGCAAGATAGAAGAAATTATCGGAATGAATAAAGCGACGGGAGCATATCAGCTTGCCCTTGCAGAGGCTCGCGGAATGGGACATCCTATAATTGCAGTTGTCATTGGGCGGGCCATAAGTGGAGCTTTTCTATGCCATGGATTACAGGCTGATCATATTCTTGCATTGTCTAAGGACTTCGGCACAATAATTCACGTAATGCCATTGACCAGTATCGCAAGGATAACAAAAATGGACATAGAAGAGTTGGAAAAAATGTCAGTAGATAATCCAGTGTTTGCGTCAGGCGTAGATTTCTTCTACAAATTAGGCGGAATAGACGAGATTATCTACACACTAACCGACATGAAGCGATGCGTTGCTGATCATATAGAGAAGATTCGCATTCTAAAAGCAGAACACAAATTACAAGAATTAGGTCCTAAGGGGCGGGGTTTGTCTGGTCTTAAGCGGAACGGACGTAATTCTCGTGCGAAAGCGATGGATGAAATGAAGAAAGAGTATTCGTGCGTCATCCGTCATTATTTAAGCGTTTAA
- the mdcC gene encoding malonate decarboxylase acyl carrier protein, producing the protein MALQTLYYEFKVADPKSIPAEWGHYGVTGSGDLEVLFERQNLNGSVKVKVVTPVKGFEKVWEKVLERFVKEFSLGDLSIEINDDNATPVVVYMRLRQGLVETGFLKGE; encoded by the coding sequence ATGGCGCTGCAGACTTTGTATTACGAATTTAAAGTGGCTGACCCGAAAAGCATTCCTGCAGAGTGGGGCCATTATGGTGTAACTGGCTCCGGTGACCTTGAAGTATTGTTTGAACGACAGAATTTAAATGGAAGTGTTAAAGTAAAAGTAGTTACACCAGTAAAAGGATTTGAAAAAGTGTGGGAAAAGGTTTTGGAAAGATTTGTGAAAGAATTTAGCCTTGGAGATTTGTCTATAGAAATTAACGACGATAACGCTACGCCTGTAGTTGTTTATATGCGTTTAAGACAAGGGCTGGTAGAGACAGGCTTCCTCAAAGGAGAGTAA
- the mdcA gene encoding malonate decarboxylase subunit alpha has translation MISGSLSGVWDNIKRDTARRLSAASALVTGQGSKIVLSDNTVKLLESVIKPYDIVNLEGNNQKQADFLARCLCKVDPSVVHDLHMVQSVIALPEHIEVFERGIAQKLDFSFSGPQAGKVAELINSGNIELGAIHTYLELYGRYFVDLTPRVALVAAVQADRDGNLYTGFSTEDTPVIVEATKFKQGIVIAQVNQIVDKLPRIDIPGDWVDFIVQSPEPFYIEPLFTRNPALITEAQILRGMMAIKGIYAEYAVKTLNHGIGFDTAAIELLLPTYAESLGLKGKICTHFVLNPHPTLIPAIETGWVQSVHCFGGELGMEDYVAARSDIFFNGPDGSMRSNRAFSQVAGHYATDMFIGGTLQIDKWGNSSTATAKRVSGFGGAPNMGCDPKGRRHASEAWMQCGAEDVGISKNIGPLHRGKKLVVQLAETFREKMASCFVNELDAVALSQNAHLTIEPIMIYGDDLTHIVTEEGIAYLHKCHDIEERMAAIRGVAGFTDIGLSADPDETAKLRELGVIKTPEDLGINITQANKSMLAAQSIRELVKWSHGLYQPPKQFRTW, from the coding sequence ATGATCAGTGGCAGTCTTTCAGGTGTATGGGATAATATCAAACGAGATACAGCACGGCGTTTAAGTGCCGCATCTGCGTTAGTAACGGGACAAGGCTCAAAGATAGTATTATCAGATAATACAGTAAAATTGCTGGAAAGTGTGATTAAACCTTACGATATTGTAAACTTGGAAGGGAACAACCAGAAACAAGCTGATTTTTTAGCTAGATGTCTTTGTAAAGTTGATCCATCGGTTGTACATGACCTCCATATGGTGCAATCAGTTATTGCATTGCCTGAACATATTGAAGTTTTTGAACGCGGCATTGCGCAAAAACTTGATTTTTCATTTTCAGGCCCACAAGCTGGAAAAGTCGCCGAGTTGATAAATAGCGGTAATATTGAACTTGGAGCGATACATACATATCTTGAACTTTATGGACGGTATTTCGTCGACTTGACCCCTAGAGTGGCTTTGGTTGCAGCGGTGCAAGCCGATAGGGACGGTAATTTATATACCGGTTTTAGTACGGAGGATACCCCTGTTATTGTTGAAGCGACAAAATTTAAACAAGGGATAGTCATAGCACAGGTCAATCAAATCGTAGACAAGTTGCCGAGGATTGATATTCCTGGGGATTGGGTTGATTTTATTGTACAGTCTCCGGAACCTTTTTATATAGAACCGCTCTTTACCAGAAATCCGGCACTGATCACAGAAGCGCAAATATTGAGAGGAATGATGGCAATAAAAGGCATTTATGCGGAATATGCCGTTAAGACTCTTAACCATGGCATAGGCTTTGATACGGCTGCAATTGAGCTGTTACTGCCGACATATGCCGAATCTTTAGGGCTAAAGGGGAAAATTTGTACACATTTTGTATTGAATCCGCATCCGACCTTAATCCCGGCCATCGAAACAGGATGGGTTCAGTCGGTCCATTGTTTTGGCGGAGAACTTGGTATGGAGGATTACGTTGCTGCCAGGTCAGATATATTCTTTAATGGTCCGGATGGTTCAATGCGTTCGAATCGAGCTTTTTCGCAAGTTGCCGGACATTATGCAACTGATATGTTTATCGGCGGGACTTTGCAAATAGATAAATGGGGCAACAGCAGCACTGCAACGGCAAAACGCGTGTCCGGATTTGGCGGGGCTCCTAATATGGGATGCGACCCCAAAGGTCGGCGGCATGCAAGTGAAGCATGGATGCAATGCGGCGCCGAGGATGTTGGTATTAGCAAAAATATTGGGCCGCTGCACAGAGGAAAAAAACTTGTCGTCCAGTTGGCCGAAACATTCAGAGAGAAGATGGCTTCTTGTTTTGTAAATGAACTGGACGCCGTTGCTCTATCACAAAATGCGCACCTTACGATTGAACCAATAATGATTTATGGGGACGATCTTACGCATATTGTTACAGAAGAAGGTATCGCGTACCTACATAAGTGCCACGATATAGAAGAACGCATGGCTGCTATCCGAGGCGTTGCGGGTTTTACGGATATCGGTTTGTCTGCCGATCCGGATGAAACTGCGAAGTTAAGGGAGCTTGGAGTTATAAAAACCCCCGAGGATTTGGGGATTAATATAACGCAGGCGAATAAGTCTATGCTTGCGGCCCAAAGTATCAGGGAGCTTGTTAAATGGTCTCACGGCTTGTATCAGCCGCCGAAGCAGTTTAGGACATGGTAG
- a CDS encoding amidohydrolase family protein, with product MNLKGMSFFDNHTHLIDPTLTSLTKKSFIMRFIHGYQDMEPWDKGVESDYTYGHASDWQVSNIENLGVVKLISHYLAERFDCEETPDAVIAARNTYIDGSVEKLKEYTKSLYNEEGIIGTVLDSHDPWGDIKDKAFPCPVYRLYNFEDDYFELLPTASSFKALMENVEQRIRKAISDGFTALKGHVAENYTMEVRVISDSEAEKKFAAAQKGEDKTAVEDVFFAMYRHVLLIASELNVTVHIHAGTTGFNRPSAAYVPHLDPFLFVPFYTSDLALTKTKIVFLHQGFPYTRHAGMMAYSFPNIFVDTSWVLPWNSYAFRTNIEDLLGVCPHKKILFGTGQHGFPEIAWTAAKVSKAWLGEILDDYIRLGLMSANQAEKTARQLLFENGKELYHIQ from the coding sequence ATGAATTTAAAAGGTATGAGTTTCTTTGATAATCATACGCATCTTATCGATCCTACTTTGACATCTCTGACTAAAAAAAGTTTCATAATGCGCTTTATCCATGGCTACCAGGATATGGAACCTTGGGATAAGGGCGTTGAGTCGGATTATACCTATGGACATGCCTCTGATTGGCAGGTAAGCAACATAGAAAATCTAGGTGTAGTGAAGCTGATTAGTCATTATCTTGCCGAGCGTTTTGATTGCGAAGAAACACCAGACGCTGTGATAGCCGCAAGGAATACATATATAGACGGCAGCGTTGAAAAACTGAAAGAATACACAAAGAGTCTTTATAACGAAGAAGGCATTATCGGTACAGTCCTTGACAGCCACGATCCGTGGGGCGATATAAAAGACAAAGCTTTTCCGTGCCCTGTATACCGCCTATACAATTTTGAAGATGATTATTTTGAACTGCTTCCTACAGCAAGTTCTTTCAAAGCTCTGATGGAAAATGTCGAACAGAGGATTCGTAAGGCTATTTCTGATGGTTTCACGGCGCTAAAAGGGCACGTGGCAGAGAATTACACAATGGAAGTACGTGTGATTTCTGACAGTGAAGCTGAGAAGAAATTTGCTGCGGCACAAAAAGGCGAGGATAAAACGGCAGTGGAGGACGTTTTCTTTGCGATGTACAGACATGTCCTTCTGATTGCATCAGAGCTAAATGTCACAGTGCATATCCATGCCGGAACGACTGGTTTTAACCGTCCAAGCGCAGCATATGTGCCGCATCTTGATCCATTTCTTTTTGTTCCCTTTTATACATCCGATCTCGCTTTGACTAAGACTAAAATTGTATTCCTGCACCAGGGATTCCCATATACACGTCATGCTGGGATGATGGCGTATTCGTTCCCGAATATTTTTGTCGATACCAGCTGGGTTCTGCCATGGAACTCATATGCGTTCCGCACTAATATAGAGGATCTGCTCGGCGTGTGTCCGCATAAGAAAATCCTGTTTGGTACAGGACAGCATGGATTCCCCGAAATTGCATGGACAGCTGCAAAGGTGTCAAAAGCCTGGCTCGGCGAAATACTTGACGACTACATACGGCTTGGGCTTATGTCCGCAAACCAGGCTGAAAAAACGGCAAGGCAGCTTCTCTTTGAAAACGGTAAAGAGTTGTACCATATTCAATAA
- a CDS encoding acetyl-CoA carboxylase biotin carboxyl carrier protein subunit, producing MEIKSRVPGKVVRYEKQVGDTVKVKDVIVVMEAMKMKQLVPSPIDGVLKEIKVNPGERVSAGKVLAIVE from the coding sequence ATGGAAATTAAGTCAAGAGTCCCAGGAAAAGTCGTAAGGTACGAAAAACAGGTTGGGGATACCGTAAAGGTGAAAGATGTAATAGTTGTTATGGAGGCTATGAAAATGAAACAATTAGTCCCTTCACCGATTGATGGCGTGTTGAAAGAAATTAAGGTCAATCCCGGAGAACGTGTGTCTGCCGGAAAAGTATTAGCAATCGTTGAATAA